The DNA window AGGTGGTGCGATGACATTCCTTCAGTTCTTCATCTCCGGctgaaaaattatctttactctTTTGAGTTTCTCGTGGACAATAACAGCTGGAGAGCTTCAGTCCACAGATATCAGACAGGCACCACGCGGTATGCACATTACCGCCAGGCAGATGACATTTTGGCAGATTCAGGGTGGCACTGCAGCTTTTGTTTCCGTCGTATAAGCGAGTTTATATTTAAGATGAAAGCTTACAGTCATTTTGATAGAGTCAGGTTCAAACGTTACTTGAACCCTGAAAGAATCCAGAGAGTAATTTGCAAGGGTGCTGATTTATTTGATATGCTTCCAGAGGAGTACACATTCAAGGAAATTATTGGGAAAATGGGACCAATTCCTCATTCCTACTCGGCTGTTCATCTTCCATCATATCTTCTGGAGAAGGCGGACAAGTATAAATTTCTCTTGCCTGGGAACTGCTTAAGAGAAAGTGGGTGATCTTCTTAGATACTTCGTTATCTGTTTTTGTAAAGGCTACGTGGAGATGCAGTTTGTGTGACTCCTTTTTAAGGTTTCAATCGAACATTTGCGATCTGTGGCAAGTGACTGGTACAGCATGCTAAATGTCAAACTAGATGTTTGAAGAGGTGGgaaaattcttattttcttgGGTCACATTGTGTACATAGCTTTCTTCTGGAATTTGGTTTCATTACCTGGAGCTTTACTAACTGGGAACTTGTTGTGACGAGAATAGCCAAGTCGTTACCAGGTTTATGTGTACTTCTTACCATTCGTATAACCTGATTCTCCAAAGGCTCGATAAATAGTATGAGGTTTCAGTGATTTCTTCCTGTATTGGGAAGTTTTGTTGatggatattttatttctttatattattaatttcttgattcatattatttatcttttttatttcatttagacTCTTTATCAGATTTATCAGATTTTAATGTCATTTAAGTTAGCAAAGCAAGATTGTTCTATAATCCTTTTTTCACGGACAGCTCTTTTTCCTCCCTCTTGTGCAATGCAATGAATTCCATCTAGGGCAGTATTACAATCCTTTTGAGTTCCTTGCACGTACTAGCCAGTCTGGGTCTCCAAAATGGACGGACATGTTGCCTGTTTCCATATGTATTCTTGCCAACAACTGTGATCTTTGATGTTACCGTTAAGCTGTCGCTTACTTGGTGTTCATGAGACAAATAAATAGCAGAAATTTTGTCGTCGTTTGCCTTGAACATGCACAATGTCATAATGTTTTTCCAAAAAATAGTTGAACCTTGACAGAACCGCCATGCCTCTCTGGCAAGGAAGCTGGCGTTGGCAAATGGCAGCTGATACCAAGTTATTCCTTGTTAGTTAGCTGCTCTCGAATAATTATTTAGCGGGTGATGATGGCCATTGACCCTACTTATTGGTGCAAATCACAAGGCCTCATTTTATGTCAATCAACATTACATGATTGTCTTGCAtggcatctatttttttaatatcaaataaataaagaaaaaaaatatttgcatctCTTGTGTATTTATTCAATATTCCTACTAGTTGATTTGTTTGGGATCTCACTGACATTTTTGTGTTGTGTTATGACTCGTGCTGTATGGTAAAAATATTAGAAGTGTTTCGAAGGTAACAACTACTTAAGAAGgaaatttctaatattttactAATGTAACAGTAACTatgaacaggaaaaaaaaaaaaaaccctcatcaATGCAATAGATCATAGTAATTAACTATTAGAAGGAACAAGCTAGAACAACGTTAAACAATTATAGAAAACAATGTAGAGGGAGAAACTAGTTGAGAAGATCTTGTTTTCTAGCAAGTTAATAAAGAACATTAAACCATCGtatttatcttgaaatttaatcatatatatatataacacacatCATTTCGATTcgattcaatttttataaaaaaaaataaccaaataattttttttttaaaaaaaaaattgatttaaactaaccagttttggtttggtttttttgaaacaaaaaccgATTTAGCttagttttttcggttttgacttgatttttttgatttggcttggtttttttttcgatttgttttttagtttggctcagttcaatttttattttttttaatttcagactaataaaaccaaattaaaccggtcgatttttttaaaatttcaattagtttttttttcacagtttgattttttcggttaattattttttaattttctcgattttttaattttttcactcatttctatttttattgccAAGCTTCTTcaggaaaaaaacattgaaggaAGAAAGAGGAATGATGGAATCAAAATCACAATCCCACCTTTTGCTTCTACATGTTTTCTTTGGCTTTAATACCTAAAAAGAGAGTGATATCATTCAACAGCTACGATTAATTTAGACAGATGGAAGTCGAAAGACACCATGCTCACCTTCCTTCAAAAAATCTCGAGTTCGAATATTTCctttatagagagagagagagagagagagagagagagagaggaaaccATAAGTGTCATTGCGAAGTATGAGAATATGATGCATTCTTCCAACTCAGAAGCATAATAAAGTAACAGGACTTTCATTTACAATTGGAAATGCATAGCACAGAAATTTGATTCTTGATATATATACTTCGATGAGGAATGAGAATTGGTTCCTTTACATAACCTGGACaaagcattaatttaatatatttttaaataacatgaaaataaaaggcattttaaaaaataaaaacaaaaaccatcatCGCAACGTAAAACAAACAATCTCCCGGTCCATTCACCATCCTCAAAAATAGTTAATGTTCATGTTAGATTTTCTGTGAACCTCGTCAATACTACGCAGAAATATGTGTAGAAATTTCAGGTTCCAACATTAGAGCTATCGCATAGATGCATAATCAAGGCCAATATCGGAAATCAATATCATATTCATCCAGATGCACCAAAGCTTtgatcctttcttttctttcttttattaaacataaaaagcaTCCAAACTTCACTTATCAACatacatgtaaaaataaataaataatttaaaatattataaaagattctatttatatttttttttgttcgaaaCCCATTCCCCTGAAACCAACTCGATGACATATTCAAGGAATGTACTAGAGTCAGGGGCggagctaaaaaataaaattaaaaggggtAAGATTTcagttgtattatttttttagttaaaatcatataaattatcaAGGGAGggttggaaaaataattttcttgcagGGGCCCCAACCCCTACTTGCCACCCCCAGTCTCCGCCCCTAACTAGAGTATCCTGTCTCAAATTCACATCAAGTGtgatcaaggttgtcaattccgttttGTTTCGTCCGGAATGGTCGAAACATtccataccaattcaaaaaacagaacaaaacggaacaattttcatcttattttaaatCTCAGTCTGTTCCGGATTTTTTGACTAAATTTCAGCCAGAACGTTCTGGTTTCATTTCACATGTTCCGTTCcgctcttgaaaaattattgaatcaaattgaaccttgttcaatttaattaattaaatcatccaagtattttcaataacaatgatattaataataatattgaaaattattgttactattttcattaacaatgatattaaattttttaaaattagatttatcactaatatatatggtttatattcgtgttattttttttcatatttatactttgtaggaatttgagcaaaacaagagATGCTTTAGATTCCATTAACCTTGATAATATTGACCTAacttcatatttaaaaatatttgtgttaagacattttactttcataatattttgatattttgtttaagttgaattactttaagttaaaaatctgtttaatcttgactatttataaatattttaaattttaaaattatatttatttgacattatgtttgtattgcataatttataattaatttatcttgaatttaaattatgtttattgaatatatatatatatatatatatatatactttgaaGCGATATgggtaaaatattttgaaactaaaatattttatttcaattaaaaaaataaaacatctatctaaataaaattaacaaccttGAATGTGAGTCCTCCTGACTTGCTTGAGGTACAAACATGCAAGTTGATCCAAGTTACCATAAACCACACACGAATTTGATAATAGGAGTGAGCAAaactggttcggttcggtttttatctaaaaaactaaccaaaaccaaattttgaaaaacttaaaaattcaaaccgaAACCGAATTGAAACCAGTttaaaccgaccggtttcggttcggttcagtttttttaacagaaaaacCGGAAAActtgtttcattgtttttttgggcTTTCTAATAGGCTtataattaatgtaaatattatctaattttgttaacaaattctataatatatttaatatttttttgtcactaaatattaatttatattaaattattagtgctAATACTATGTTTAATATGTTTCAAGTCTTtctaatatttgtgttttggagTTTGGACTCCTAATGCatcaaagtttaaataacacacacacaacaccaaattaaaattaaaattacaaagcattgCCTTCAAAAGggcttaaaaaacaaacaacaaataacattgccataaaaaataaaacacttcatgcaaaaaatataaatcttcatTGTGCACATCATCACAATCAAAAAGCACATCAAGATGATAAAAACATTGCACTTTGATTCCGTGACACCATTGACATCAAAACCTGAAAATcaagatctaaaattataacataataaaataaattagaatatgtaaaaataaaaagtagttttttacCATCAAACTTTTGGACTAATTATCATCCGTTACTAAATGTAACTTTccaccaaattctacaaaataaaaaattagacatgttagatgattgcaaacaatttaattaataaattacaaaataaaaggtgcaagtttataaaaaaaaaaaattacctgattCAAGGTTTTCGTAGGTTTCAATATCATTTATCAAGCTTCTAATATCagttgaaattgatcatgatgcaaccaattttgacaacaaatgAGTGCTTGAACAGTTGCTGGAGACAGAGAACTTCGAAATTGATCAAGTACACGACCACCTGTGTTAAATGTTGATTCAGAAGCCACTGTGGATATAGGAATAGCCAGAACATGTTGTGCAACCTTTGAAAGTgtcttatatttcaaagcattactTTTCCACCAACCTAAAATATCTAACTTATAATCATTAGGATCCTCACAACCCTCAATCAAATACCTCTcaacctcatttttattttccacaCTATCCTCCTCTTGCAAATGTCTTTTGAATCGAGCCAAAGTATTAACATCTACCTCCACATCATCAATAGCATTAACATCCTGTTTATGCCTATTATTATCCACCACATCatcaattttcaaataaaactcatacaAGCTCACCAAAGTATCTTTCACCTTATTTGTTAGTAATTGTGCTTTGTCATGATCATACAaatcaccaaaacaaaatttcacaTATTTCAGCTTCAAACGTGGATCTAAGACATTAGCCACATGTAACAAAAAATTCTGATTTGCTTCACAACCCCAATACTTCTCAAACTTTAACATCATATTCATCGCCATTCCATTTAAATTACTATCTTTACTTTTACACAATTGCAACAAGTTTGTATGCATGTAAATTAATTCATCGAAGAAAGAATTTGATGTGACATGCAATGAGCCAGAAAATCTCAATGTAACCATATAAAAGATCTTTAAGAACTTAATCAAAGTTCTTGCATTTTCCCAATCCTCCAAACTAGGTGGccttatggtttttttattcccCTTTGAATCAACCTCCAAAAAGTAACTCATATACCTAGGTTCTTTTTCACCTAACCTCATAAACaccttttcaaacttttcagTAGCTTCTAGCATAAGATAAGTTGAATTCCATCGAGTTGCAACATCTAAACACAATGATTTTTTACATTCTATATGCAATTTTTCAGCCCACTTCTTAAATGCAAGATGCCTTGACGGTGAAGATCTCACAAACCTAATGGCATTCTGAATCTTAACAACTGAAACATTAATCTCTTTCAAGCCATCACACACAATGAGGTTTACAATGTGTGCACAACATCTAACATACAAGTGctcatttgacaatatattagttggccaatctttcatcacattctttaaatatgaaatgGTCACATTATTAGAGCTTGCATTGTCTAATGTAATAGTCAATAGTTTATCAATCCCCCACTACAACAAACAATTCTCAATAACTTGGCCAATTGTCTCACCCATATGATtagaaacttgacaaaaattaagaatttttttatgcaaattccagtcattatcaatccaatgagctgttaaacacatataattaatattctgGATTGATGTCTATGTATCTGTTGTTAAGCACAATCGTTGACCCCTAAGAGCTATCCTCAATCTATCCTTCTCTTCAACATAAAgtttcaaacaatctctcaTAATTGTAAAACGAGAAGGAATGTCAAATCTAGGTTGCATAGTCCTAACAAACAATTTAAATCTCCGACTTtccacaaaattaaaaggcaactcatCAATTATAACCATCTTTGCTAGTGCTTGTCTACATTCATCATAATTATAACCTATTGCCTTAAGACTTCCCACATTTTGTTCTCCCAATTCACCCTTCTCTATCTTAGGTTCTAACACCAAAACCTTTTATTTCTTATCAACCATAAAAGGAAACTTCTTGCACACTTTTAAATGACTCCACATATTACTTGTGCCATTAACAATAGTGTGACATGCATAACTTTTCCCACAATAATTACATTCAGCTCTAGGGGctttaggatcaacatcaagttTAGTAAAGTGATCCCAAATTTGTGACTTTTTTCTATCTTCAACATTTCTTTTCCTAGATGTAAGGACTTGAGGTTGTTTACTTTTTGTATCTGTGGTGGATCCTGCATTGGTTGATTCTGGGTTAGTATTTGAAGTTGGAGAAGTGTTTGATGTTGGTGTAGTACCCATGGATGAAGCATTTTGAATTTGAGTAGTTTCCATCTGTTATTACATAatgaaaacatgttaaaaacccaaaatttataATAGATTTAAATGTACTAAAATAGCaaccaaaaaaatccaatagCAGTTTCAATGTTGTGAAGATATATATGATGAGAAATCAACAAACAATCaggaaacaacaacaaaagaaaaacgtTATGCAACTCCCAGATTCTGTCACAGGGTGGTATATCTTATATCTATCCAGAAACATGTTCACTGTATAAATGGCTGAAAGTGTAgtgaaatcataattatagaAATGAATTTAGGGATTTCACAGTAACATTTATGCTTGCAACAAAATTGATTGGACAATAATTTGTTCAATAAAAGTTGTGTTGTTCTTAAAATTAACAAGGATAAACAAGGTCtttctaaaagtaaaaaaaataaaaatacacataaAACAAAGTAACACACTGCTGCAACAAACAACCCAAAAGATGCCATTGTAAAGATGACAAAATATGTACCACAACTGCACAGGTTCAATTGGTTGCAACGCAGATAATGTTTGGCCATAACATGGAAACCACATAATTCTTCAAGATTGTGAATAACTAGAGAGGTTATCCTGAATTGTCTGATTCATTGaacataaaattcatttaatttcatatgCCACACACCCATAACAAGTCTATTTGACACTTCCCTAGATTAACAACTTGGCTTTCAATAAAAATGATTCATGGATTACATAACTAAAACAGTTCATTCCAAGCTGATTAAATAGGAACCTCTTCATTTGCACAACAGTGTAAACAATGGAAGGGTCATTACAAGAAGTTGGCCTCAGTTCTTTATGTCACTCATCCATCACAGATTCACAAAGGAtgtccaaaaaaattatttttcattaacagttaaaaacttaaaattcttCTTGCATATCTCATTAAGCACTTAAGCTACAACACAGACGGACAAagccaaaacataataaagggAACAACATCAAACTCAAAAAAGAACAGggaaatgaaatataaaaataaactaaaagaaccaagaaattaaataaaaatagagattgacagaaaaaagaaatcatatctGTGCAAGTTAGGACAATATTCAATTTCGGGTGTGAAAGGAAACTTCAGCCAGCAACAGAACAGACTTTATGGTCTCAAACCAGCCCACGGGTTGATCATGTTTTCCCttcaaacacattttttttttcgtcaCACAGCAAGAACAAATGACAGGGTagcataatttgaaaaaataataggaaaaatgGCATAgttataaaaatcaacaaaaaatacacAGAATgctcaaactttgatttttttttttttttaaggatatacCAACATATCACAAagcatatgtaaaaaaaaaaaaaaaggagattgacagaaaaacaaattcataccTGGTGTGAGTTGGGACACGATTCAAGCTCGGGTGTGAAAGAGGGAGGGACTGGTTTGCTAGATTTGAACTCTGGAGATTCGGTGTGCCGGTGATCGGTGTGGTGTGTGTCGTGCGACTCGTGGCCGTGTGGGAGAGGGATGTGGCTGATGGCTAGGTTGTTTgttttgaagatgaagatggtttGGGAGAGCCAGAGAGGGATATGGATGAAGAATCGAAGatgaattaacttgattttgttACAGAATGAGTGAAAGTGTGGATTATGTGAGCGCGGCTGTGAGGATTGAGGGAGCGGCTGGAAGGAGTCGCTGGAGAGGAAAGTATCTAGGGTTATTAGTTAATTAGGTTTCAAGaattagaaagtgtttttttttttttttttgtatttatagtacCTCTTAAACCGAACCTGTTCGATTCGGTTGGGGTTTTGCCGGTTTCTGGTTTCGTAAACCGAaaccaaaaaatttaaacaaaaaaaataatcaataagttttttttttgtttggattttttagttattttttttctcgatttactcggtttctcggtttttttctcacccctaTTTGATAAAAACTTTACCAGAATATTGGGCACCTCCTGATGGCcctcaaaaaacaataaaatatagcCATCAAGGCCACACTCTACCAGCTAGAGATCGTAGCTAGCTGTTCAGGCCAGTCTCAAGTCGCCAGAAAACGTTTCCAGACCAGGCGAACCCAGAAACTGACATCCCACACCAATCTGTCATCACAGGCACACAAAGCAAGGCATGATGTCTACATTTTTCAAGAGATAGTATGACGTCTCTCCTTAAGAAGTAGCTGTGCTTGTAAAAATATCTCACATGCATGCATATGCTTATTGGTTCATGTCCCAGTGAAAGAATATCCATCGCactgtcaaatatttttattggttgcaTGTAGGTTTGTCCAGTTCTTGCTAGTCAAGAAAATGAATAGATAATCATCACAATCACTCATCGGGAGGAGAGCCACCGCTCACCATCCCCtcagatctctctctctctctctctatctctcaactatttttttcatcatttaactcAAGTATCAGGAGCTTGTTTTTCAGGAAAGCATCAAGCTAAGCACTCAAGCCCGAACAGTCGTGAAAAGCTTAATTTATCTGTGAAATTTAAACACCTTCATCACCTCCTTAATAAAAGTTGCCTTAATTCATCTGTAAATTGTTCCATCGTAATTACTAATTAGGCTCAAGGGCCTGGAAATCATCTGGTTTGCGTTGAATATATTCAACAAGGGATCGAATAAAGATCCAGCTGGTTTAGAGATACCTTCTGCCGCAAAAATATCTAAACTTCTCGCATTTATTTCCTCATTTTCTAGATTCTTTAGCACGCACCGAGGGTGGCCGAACAAAACTATTATTATGCTCGACTTGTCATTTCAAAAATCAAAGGCGAGGCATCGGATTCGATCTTATCGTCATTTAAGAATAAAACTGGGCTATAAATCTGCCTAAAACCGATACTGGTGATGTAAAAACTCAAGATATAATACCATCAAGATGTTATTCACATACTCTCCAGAACATGCGAAGCATGATCTTAGAAATAACTGGGAGACCACGACGAATGGGCACGGCCGAGTTGTAGAGCATGAGAGAGCCCCTGAAGCACGCGTTAAGGCTGGTGAGTTTGATGAAAATGTCGACGAAGAAGCCGAGGAGTTCATCAAGCTAGAGCATAAGAAGTTCGAATTGTGCAGGTGGATGTCAAAGAAAGCTGGGTGAATTTGAAAGACACAATTAAGGGCTTCCACACCACTTTAAATTTCCTGTCATGTATTTCTATTCTGGTCCTTGATTATATCCagctaaataattttatatgttgcTAGTCCATGCTGCGGTGCGGTGCGGTGCGCACACATAATTGAGAATGATATTCATATCATATATATGTTTGTATTAATTAGTGATCAATAATGGTGATTTCTTAAATATGATTTCCTCTTCTCATTTTCGGTCCTCTCTTGTTTAATTTCCTcccttatttttaaatataaaattattaattcggCCCAGCTGAATTTAGAAGCTTGGAAAAAgatctaaaatatattacaaatattcttaaatataattttcattgaTGCTATCAtaaattgtttcaaaaaaaaatggttagagattaatagattaaaaaaaattgaaaataaaaaatatattttcacatTTCAATCTTCAAATGTTTGAACGATAGCATAAAAGATATGTACAAAAAATGCAGAGCCGGTTTAAGCTAAGGATCACATGGATAACATCCCAATAccttaactaaataaataaataaaacatatttattaattatactttataaaataaaattatccatTAAAGGCTTcaagtataaaattgaaaattgttaaGATCGATCCCATCtattagatatatataaaaaataaaaaactatatttcttaaatattttaaaaaatcacaagataCTCATTTACCTTAAGCTAGCTCTGAAGAAATGTTTCGAACCCCTTAATTATTTCTATACTccgagctcttttttttttgtgtgcttGTAGCCTTAAACACAACTTAGATTACAGATAACACAAAAGGAAGATCATAACAACCTTCTCTctaattttgcaaagaaaaagttacattttttataaaaaaaaaaaaaaacataaagtgaACACAATTAAGATTCCTCTAAAATTCTCAACACTCGTGAACTAAGACGACGAcgacagcaaaaaaaaaaagacataaaagtgAACACCATTAATATTCCTCAAAAATCCTCAACACTCATGACCCAAGACAAAATTTATGAATATAATTAAAGGTTAGATCGACAAAGAGGGCAGGTAGTATGAATGTTATCAAACCACTTGTCTAAACAACCTCTGTGGAAGAAATGCTTGCAAGATAGCTCACTCACCTCCTCTTCATCTTCAAACCCGCAAAGGCACACACAACATTCCACGGCACTATTCCTAGCTCCGCCATCATTCTGGTTCAGAGACTTGAACTGGGTTATTGATATTCTTCTCTCTCTCGCATTTTCTCGAGGATATTCCTCTGGTAATTCTTCCTCATAATGATCTGGAGGAATCCAATTTGCACCCACCACTAATTGCAACACTGATCTCACCGTGCTCTTGAGCAGAGCAACTGATAAGACTGTGCTCATTACCAGCACTGGTAGCACTCCTTCAGCTGCACCGGGGAAACTTGAGAGCCCCATATCCAGCTCTCTCTTAACGCTTCAATAGCCCACCAAGGCAGAAGAAAAGCAAGCGTCTTGTAAATTCTGGCAAGAGGACGGAGAGAGGAATATGTGCGCAAGCAAATCAGTCACCTCCACTCGATCTCGAATTATATAAACTTCGTCGTCCTTGAATGAGGTTGATCCTCGATATAAATGCATAGGCGCGCCCATCCTAAACCACCAGCATGTTAACCCAGGTTCATTGCCCTAACCATGACGAGCTACACGTGGCGACACGTGTAGGGCTTCCGGAAGTGGAGAATGACGAGCTACTCGTGGCGATACCTTTATTAAATTACACATGTAGTCCCTCAAGTTTCATTGCTTGGTCACACAAGCACCTATACTAAAAAACGATTGGGAAACCGAAACTTTGTACTTTCAATATCACGCGTGTCCCTCCGTCCGGATCCATTGGTAAAAGGCACAGGATAATGCCACGTGTACATaaagatttaaaacaaataacaaaactaagtttacaataatttgaataaaaataagtaggaAAGATAATTTGTATCATAGatgttttaatgaaaattatatttaagaacTCATATAAAAAGacgtttttaaatttttttaatttaattttaaattatcatttttgtaGAGTgatttaaataattgattaaatatatatatatatatatatatgaatttttttgtaaggGATAAATTTGACCAGAATGTGAAACTTGAGGGACCACATAAAATGTGATTTAAATTTCAAACCAGCATGAGGCACGCAAAGAGAGAATGGGGGCACTTGTCTTTGAGCTTTTGTGTAGGCCAATGATGTTGTGCCTGATGGCAAGTTTAGAGACCTCCCAGTTAAGTGGAAGTTTCTTGATTCCTGGGATTGGTGTGATGTCTCGGTCCCACCTTAAAATGAGCTGGACTGGGACCCGCCTTTGATGTCTGTAATTCAATCCTCTTACCATGCGATGCGTTTTGTTGAGCAAAGCTGAGGATGAGAGGTACGATTACGATTATCTCTGCAAACCTTGTCAAAGAACATATAGCAAATTTATAAATCAGTTTGCTGCGAGCCCTGacaaatttttagattttgtttggtTAGCGTTTTAGAATGTTTATGTTTTGACAATACGGtgcttaatgttttttaataaaaaaaaatatatgaaatgatatatttttagattttttttatttttatattaacatatcaaaagaataaaaattaaaaacatcaatttaataattttggggtaaattttttaaaaaaaaaacaaatacaactataaaaatataaaggacagatatgttataaataataaaagactaTTTGATAACCTTTTTATCTCATATTGAGAAAACACAATTTACTTCTTGTTAATAGAAAGTATATATAAAGC is part of the Populus alba chromosome 10, ASM523922v2, whole genome shotgun sequence genome and encodes:
- the LOC118045387 gene encoding probable E3 ubiquitin-protein ligase XERICO, with the translated sequence MGLSSFPGAAEGVLPVLVMSTVLSVALLKSTVRSVLQLVVGANWIPPDHYEEELPEEYPRENARERRISITQFKSLNQNDGGARNSAVECCVCLCGFEDEEEVSELSCKHFFHRGCLDKWFDNIHTTCPLCRSNL
- the LOC140956002 gene encoding zinc finger BED domain-containing protein RICESLEEPER 1-like — its product is MAMNMMLKFEKYWGCEANQNFLLHVANVLDPRLKLKYVKFCFGDLYDHDKAQLLTNKVKDTLVSLYEFYLKIDDVVDNNRHKQDVNAIDDVEVDVNTLARFKRHLQEEDSVENKNEVERYLIEGCEDPNDYKLDILGWWKSNALKYKTLSKVAQHVLAIPISTVASESTFNTGGRVLDQFRSSLSPATVQALICCQNWLHHDQFQLILEA